In the genome of Myxococcus stipitatus, one region contains:
- a CDS encoding cupin domain-containing protein, translated as MTTTRRVEKPWGHELIWAHTERYVGKLLHVKQGHKLSLQYHNQKDETIHVQSGRLLFVVDEGQGLIEREMNPGESYHIKPLTKHRMVAITDCDILEVSTPELDDVVRLEDSYGRTGTSKP; from the coding sequence ATGACGACGACGAGGCGGGTGGAGAAGCCCTGGGGCCATGAGCTCATCTGGGCCCACACCGAGCGCTATGTGGGCAAGCTGCTGCACGTGAAGCAGGGCCACAAGCTCAGCCTGCAGTACCACAACCAGAAGGACGAGACGATTCACGTCCAGAGCGGCAGGCTGCTCTTCGTCGTCGACGAGGGACAGGGGCTCATCGAGCGGGAGATGAACCCGGGCGAGAGCTACCACATCAAGCCCCTCACCAAGCACCGCATGGTGGCTATCACCGACTGCGACATCCTCGAGGTCAGCACCCCCGAGCTGGACGACGTGGTGCGCCTGGAGGACTCCTACGGCCGCACCGGCACCAGCAAGCCGTAG
- a CDS encoding SPOR domain-containing protein produces the protein MRDAHRMKEKFDVSLDNRQIVSLLIAGIVVLGAVFVLGVVVGKKLAGDAQTASAPDLLSALDANAQALQAVQKEPHLTFQDELTRKAAAEPVAAPKPATVKPAAEKPAPKPPEPVKTAALAPTPDPDTGELPPEEPTEEPVAAAPKPAAEKPAPAPEKPAATEKPTAVAVKPAAVSGKVEAAPVPTRTTQKEGGGLKEAIARATAQPPDSAVKGGAFTLQLSAFQDKQEADRFVARLRDRGYAPYIVSAEVVGKGTWYRVRMGTFASKDAAARYLSDFKRETQLDAFVAGTN, from the coding sequence ATGCGAGACGCCCACCGGATGAAAGAGAAGTTCGACGTCTCTCTCGACAACCGTCAGATTGTCAGCCTGTTGATTGCCGGCATCGTCGTGCTCGGCGCCGTGTTCGTGCTGGGCGTCGTCGTGGGGAAGAAGCTCGCCGGCGATGCGCAGACGGCCAGCGCCCCGGACCTGCTCTCCGCGCTGGATGCCAACGCGCAGGCGCTCCAGGCCGTGCAGAAGGAGCCGCACCTCACCTTCCAGGACGAGCTCACGCGCAAGGCCGCCGCCGAGCCCGTCGCGGCGCCCAAGCCCGCCACCGTGAAGCCCGCGGCGGAGAAGCCCGCGCCCAAGCCGCCCGAGCCGGTGAAGACCGCCGCGCTGGCGCCGACGCCGGACCCGGACACGGGCGAGCTCCCTCCCGAGGAGCCCACGGAGGAGCCTGTCGCCGCCGCCCCCAAGCCCGCCGCCGAGAAGCCCGCGCCCGCGCCGGAGAAGCCGGCCGCTACCGAGAAGCCGACAGCCGTCGCCGTGAAGCCCGCGGCCGTGTCGGGCAAGGTGGAGGCAGCGCCCGTGCCGACGCGCACCACGCAGAAGGAGGGTGGGGGGCTGAAGGAGGCCATCGCCCGTGCCACCGCGCAGCCACCGGACTCGGCGGTGAAGGGTGGGGCCTTCACGCTTCAGCTGTCGGCCTTCCAAGACAAGCAGGAGGCAGACCGCTTCGTGGCCCGGTTGCGTGATAGGGGCTATGCCCCCTATATCGTCTCCGCGGAGGTCGTGGGGAAGGGCACCTGGTACCGAGTCCGCATGGGAACGTTCGCCTCGAAGGACGCGGCGGCGCGGTATCTGTCAGACTTCAAGCGAGAGACCCAGCTCGACGCGTTCGTGGCCGGCACGAACTGA
- a CDS encoding integration host factor subunit beta — protein sequence MTRSELIERIAERAPHVPRRELEAIVHAVFDGMAEALVAGKRIELRGFGVFSLRTRRARTGRNPKTGQPVSVPERRTLTFSAGKELRARLNAPAPRQEPVGAVLPTVALASAPRTETSTSLVS from the coding sequence ATGACGAGGAGTGAGCTCATCGAGCGCATCGCGGAGCGGGCACCCCATGTGCCGCGCCGGGAGTTGGAAGCCATCGTCCACGCCGTCTTCGATGGCATGGCGGAGGCGCTCGTCGCCGGAAAGCGAATCGAACTGCGCGGCTTCGGCGTCTTCTCGCTGCGCACCCGTCGCGCGAGGACGGGGCGCAACCCCAAGACAGGTCAGCCCGTCTCCGTGCCCGAGCGTCGGACGCTGACGTTCTCCGCGGGGAAGGAGCTGCGCGCGCGGCTCAATGCTCCGGCGCCTCGGCAGGAGCCCGTGGGTGCGGTGCTTCCCACCGTGGCGCTCGCCTCCGCGCCACGCACGGAGACCTCCACATCCCTCGTGTCGTAG